A segment of the Felis catus isolate Fca126 chromosome F2, F.catus_Fca126_mat1.0, whole genome shotgun sequence genome:
GACAGCAGACTGAGCAGGAGCCCGAGGCCCAACACGGCGGCACTGGCCCTCAGCCCCCCGCCGGCCGTGCTGATGTTGCACAGGAAACTCTGGCAGCAATAGGTGCCCACAGACGCCACGCCGAGGTtgatgctggggctggggcagatcGGGGAGCAGCCCTTGTTCAGGGTATGGCCGAAGTCCACCAGGTTCCCTAGGCGGGAAGACAAGGCTGTGAGGGTAAGGGCAGAGGGCAAAGGCCCAGGAAGCGGGGAGAGGCCGGCCGCCGGCACTCACGGATGCCGGCGGAGGCAGGCACCGGGGCTCACCGATGCCCAGATCCCGGCAGAAGCAGGTACCAGCACTCACCGATGCCGGCGGAGGCAGATACGGTCACGCAGTAGTTGTCCGAGTCCGAGCAGATGGTTGGTTTTAGGCAGTAGAAATTACTGTTCTGATTCGTGCAAGAGAAGCACACCAGGGAGTGAGCTGCAGAAGAAGGGGGGCATGCTCTAGGTGACACCTGTCTCAAGCCGGGAAACTTCCCTTCCAGTCCTGAGCCAACACCAACACCCAATCATTTGCACATGCTAACAGAGCAATTATCACATTCCAGACTCTGGCTGGAGACCCAAAAAGACAATGAATGACTGGGGACCCCGATCCTGAAGGGACTCCAGGGCCACCCAAGTGCACAGTGATAAGTGTGTTGGGGGCAGAACCCAGGCCTCCAGGGGGAGCAGGAAGCATGACCCCCCGCTTTGCTGGGGGAGAGGCTCTGCTAGGCCTCCTAGAACAGGTCCCACGGGAACTGGCCTGAAGGACCCCTGGGCACTGCTCAGGagagaaggtggagagagagtCCGGGAGGAAGGCCCAGCTCACCCACAGGCCTGGGGCCCCAAGGGCATCTCACCTTGCTCCACACCCAGAAGGGCAGCCAGCAGCACGGGCAGGAAGACCTTCATACTGGAGAAGACAGGTGTCCTCTCTGGGGTCTCACAAAGGCAAAGAAAGTGGCCCTGCCTGGAGAGACATCTGGTTGGAGGACCCGGGCTGCGTGCCCCAcgcctccctcctcccagtgGAGCCAGAGCCCCTGGCCCTGGAGCCGGGCTGCCCCCATTGTGCAGATGGCAGGGGGGGCCTGCCAGCTTCCAGCAGCAGAGCCAGCACACAAAGGGTCTCTCTGTTCCACTCCTGACCCACCCCTCACTCGGTGCACAGTCCTCCTGGAtgggaagccccccccccccaaccctgtgcTGCTTGCGGATGGGGCCAGCCGAGGGAGCTCATTAGTCTCAGGaccaaacagaaagggaggccaAAAGAGTGGCCCCCTGGTCGTGGTCCTGGGGGAGAGGACATAGTGACCAGCGATATTAGCCAGGCTGCATCCAGAACCTTCCATGAGCCAGCTCCATTCCTGACACGGGGTCTCAGGGGCTGGGTGGGTGCACGAGGCACACTTAGCTGAGCCCCCACCTCCAGCCGCTTCTGTGCTGAGGGCGCGGGGTGCTTTCCATTCTGTGTGTTATTCAGTGCCGAAGTCAGCGAGCCCACGAGTGTCTGCTCTTCGCCCATTCTGTGCCCAAAAAACAGGCTCAGGAGTCTGTGGGGGCTGCCCGGTGCCTACACCAGGACCCTCTTGTGGGCAGGGACCAGAGGCAGTGGGTGGAGAAAGCACTCGGAAGGCGACCAGCTGGCGTTCTGGCTCTCCGTTCTGCAGGAGGCATGGTGTGGGAGGAGCTGCCTGGTGCCTTCTGCTGGGGACAGCCATGGGCGGGGGATGGGCATTCTAGGCCTGGGAGCTGGTTCCCAGGCACTGGGAGGAAGGAGAATATCAGAGAGAGAacagcaccccccctccccccagcctagtcctgggtctgggctgacatCTTGGGGTCAGGGACAGGAGCTGCAAATGCCCAGAAACGGTGTCATGCCCAGCAGGGGCTTGACCCCAGATCCAGACAGTTCAGGGAGGAAGG
Coding sequences within it:
- the LY6E gene encoding lymphocyte antigen 6E isoform X1; this encodes MESTPRPQHRSGWRQGHFLCLCETPERTPVFSSMKVFLPVLLAALLGVEQAHSLVCFSCTNQNSNFYCLKPTICSDSDNYCVTVSASAGIALSSRLGNLVDFGHTLNKGCSPICPSPSINLGVASVGTYCCQSFLCNISTAGGGLRASAAVLGLGLLLSLLSALQRLGP
- the LY6E gene encoding lymphocyte antigen 6E isoform X2, whose amino-acid sequence is MESTPRPQHRSGWRQGHFLCLCETPERTPVFSSMKVFLPVLLAALLGVEQAHSLVCFSCTNQNSNFYCLKPTICSDSDNYCVTVSASAGIGNLVDFGHTLNKGCSPICPSPSINLGVASVGTYCCQSFLCNISTAGGGLRASAAVLGLGLLLSLLSALQRLGP
- the LY6E gene encoding lymphocyte antigen 6E isoform X3; the encoded protein is MKVFLPVLLAALLGVEQAHSLVCFSCTNQNSNFYCLKPTICSDSDNYCVTVSASAGIALSSRLGNLVDFGHTLNKGCSPICPSPSINLGVASVGTYCCQSFLCNISTAGGGLRASAAVLGLGLLLSLLSALQRLGP